One Mycobacterium kubicae genomic window carries:
- a CDS encoding nucleoside triphosphate pyrophosphohydrolase yields MSSLSAPAYRRALIDKLREEVDELAAAQTTESLLEEAADVLEVLTAIALEHGAALATIVQIARVKRDERGGFDLRLWLDDVDPQP; encoded by the coding sequence GTGTCTAGCCTCTCCGCGCCTGCCTATCGTCGCGCCCTGATCGACAAGCTGCGGGAGGAGGTGGACGAGCTCGCCGCAGCCCAAACGACCGAGTCACTCCTCGAGGAAGCGGCCGATGTCCTCGAAGTGCTCACCGCGATCGCCCTCGAGCACGGGGCCGCTCTCGCTACCATCGTCCAGATCGCACGAGTCAAGCGCGACGAGCGGGGAGGCTTCGATCTGCGGCTATGGCTAGACGACGTTGACCCGCAGCCTTGA
- a CDS encoding AAA family ATPase has translation MSDERLKNDVLARADEDAGLSDQARLVVLAALESSDDLSEVLGGGTTRRELVDSLTAPIEEPSEPTGAYLTEVTVEGFRGIGPKVTLPLKPGPGLTVVAGRNGSGKSTLAEGLELALTGTNSRWKNKPVIWSQDWRNLHAGKKSEIRVGLAEEGAGTTTIGVDWPPGDDVAVDDSKRWVQRKGKKQEDISVLGWDGALEMYRPLMSYDELSGILEGSPSAFYDQLYKLLGLEQLTDAMARLDAEVKQLRQPAADLRKARDALKPTLESHEDPRAATALAQVRKTKPNLVAVRPLITDGTNAAVPQAWLRAERLTTPEPADIALKCAALRSAADSQRQETERSDALAADRGQLLEMGLDFHEHFGDQKCPVCGNGTLDANWAVAARAALEQEQQAAQALTAARGDCPSPLRSDGGHP, from the coding sequence GTGTCGGACGAGCGGCTAAAGAACGACGTACTGGCCCGCGCCGACGAAGACGCCGGCCTCAGCGATCAGGCGCGCCTCGTCGTCCTCGCGGCACTGGAATCCTCCGACGACCTGTCCGAAGTCCTCGGAGGGGGCACTACCCGCCGCGAACTCGTCGACTCCCTCACGGCACCGATTGAGGAGCCCAGCGAACCGACCGGTGCCTACCTCACCGAGGTCACCGTCGAAGGCTTCCGCGGCATCGGCCCGAAAGTGACGCTGCCGCTGAAGCCCGGACCCGGCCTGACCGTCGTTGCCGGCCGCAACGGCTCCGGCAAGTCGACCCTTGCCGAAGGTTTGGAGCTCGCGCTCACCGGCACCAACTCCCGCTGGAAGAACAAACCCGTAATCTGGTCGCAGGACTGGCGCAACCTCCATGCCGGCAAGAAGTCAGAGATCCGGGTCGGCCTCGCCGAGGAAGGCGCGGGCACCACGACGATCGGAGTCGACTGGCCACCCGGTGACGACGTCGCTGTCGACGACTCCAAGCGATGGGTGCAACGCAAAGGCAAGAAGCAAGAAGACATCTCGGTGCTCGGCTGGGACGGTGCCCTCGAGATGTATCGCCCACTGATGAGCTACGACGAATTGAGCGGAATTCTAGAAGGCAGTCCCAGCGCCTTCTACGACCAGCTCTACAAGCTGCTCGGCCTCGAACAGCTCACCGACGCGATGGCGCGCCTCGACGCCGAGGTCAAGCAACTGCGCCAACCCGCAGCCGACCTGCGCAAGGCCCGCGATGCGCTAAAGCCGACGTTGGAGTCACACGAAGACCCCAGGGCGGCAACCGCTCTGGCGCAGGTCCGCAAGACCAAGCCGAACCTTGTCGCGGTGCGACCGTTGATCACCGACGGCACCAATGCCGCCGTCCCGCAAGCATGGCTGCGCGCCGAGCGGCTGACCACGCCCGAGCCCGCGGACATAGCGCTCAAGTGCGCGGCTCTACGCTCTGCCGCCGACAGCCAGCGCCAGGAGACGGAGCGCTCTGACGCGCTCGCCGCCGACCGCGGCCAGCTGCTGGAGATGGGGCTGGACTTCCACGAGCACTTCGGTGACCAGAAGTGCCCGGTGTGCGGAAACGGAACTTTAGATGCGAACTGGGCGGTCGCTGCTCGCGCCGCCCTGGAACAGGAACAGCAGGCGGCCCAGGCGCTAACCGCTGCGCGCGGCGACTGCCCAAGCCCGCTCCGCAGTGATGGCGGCCATCCGTGA